From the Leptolyngbya sp. O-77 genome, one window contains:
- a CDS encoding TIGR03279 family radical SAM protein, with amino-acid sequence MSDAAIKPALITRVLPDSIAAEIGFERGDRLVSINGQAPRDLIDYQFLCADEVLELEVLDAAGKTHQIEIEKDYDEDLGLEFESALFDGLIQCNNRCPFCFIDQQPPGMRQTLYLKDDDYRLSFLYGSYLTLTNLPQREWDRIAQLRLSPLYVSVHATEPEVRVRLLKNHRAGQILDQLRWFQKNRLQIHAQVVVCPGINDGVHLEQTLRDLASFHTGDIPAVASAAVVPVGLTRFRPADDELIPVTPEHARRAIAQVQALQTEFRAKFGSNVVWLADEWFLIAGQDLPPESHYEDYPQIGNGVGSIRQFLKQFKTAARRLPESMSPPRRWVWVVGNAVERAFQPILKRLNEVDGLTVEMVALRSDYWGQAITVTGLLTGHDLALALAGRDLGDGVLLPSLMLKHSDTRFLDDTTVADLEKRLKTPIYVVSGIEGLLETAVQSPVLTAR; translated from the coding sequence ATGAGCGACGCTGCCATCAAGCCTGCCCTGATTACCCGCGTGCTGCCCGACTCGATCGCCGCAGAGATTGGGTTTGAGCGGGGCGATCGCCTTGTGTCGATCAACGGACAGGCTCCCCGCGACCTGATCGACTACCAGTTCCTCTGCGCCGATGAGGTGCTGGAGCTAGAAGTGCTGGACGCTGCGGGCAAGACGCACCAGATTGAGATTGAGAAAGACTACGACGAAGACCTGGGGCTGGAGTTTGAGTCGGCACTGTTTGACGGCCTCATCCAGTGCAACAACCGCTGTCCCTTCTGTTTTATCGACCAGCAGCCGCCTGGAATGCGGCAAACGCTCTACCTCAAAGACGATGACTATCGCCTCAGCTTTCTCTACGGCAGCTACCTGACGCTGACTAACCTGCCCCAGCGCGAGTGGGATCGCATCGCCCAACTGCGCCTGTCGCCGCTCTATGTGTCGGTTCATGCGACGGAGCCAGAAGTTCGCGTTCGCCTGCTAAAAAATCACCGAGCGGGTCAAATTCTCGACCAACTGCGCTGGTTCCAGAAAAATCGGCTGCAAATTCACGCTCAGGTTGTGGTGTGTCCGGGCATCAACGACGGCGTGCATCTGGAGCAGACGCTGCGAGATCTGGCTTCGTTCCACACGGGCGATATTCCCGCAGTTGCCTCTGCTGCGGTCGTCCCCGTCGGTCTCACCCGCTTTCGCCCAGCAGATGACGAGCTAATTCCCGTCACACCCGAACATGCCCGCCGGGCGATCGCTCAAGTGCAGGCGCTCCAGACAGAGTTTCGCGCTAAATTTGGCTCTAACGTCGTGTGGCTGGCAGATGAGTGGTTTCTAATTGCAGGACAAGACCTGCCGCCCGAATCCCACTACGAAGACTATCCGCAGATTGGCAACGGCGTGGGGTCGATTCGTCAATTCCTGAAGCAGTTCAAAACAGCCGCCCGTAGGTTGCCCGAATCTATGAGTCCGCCGCGCCGCTGGGTGTGGGTGGTGGGCAATGCCGTTGAGCGAGCCTTTCAGCCGATTTTGAAGCGGTTAAACGAGGTAGATGGACTGACCGTGGAGATGGTGGCGCTGCGAAGCGACTATTGGGGGCAGGCAATCACGGTGACGGGGCTACTAACGGGACACGATCTGGCCTTGGCGCTGGCCGGGCGAGATCTGGGAGATGGCGTGCTGCTGCCGTCGCTGATGCTGAAACATAGCGACACGCGGTTTTTGGACGATACGACAGTGGCAGATCTGGAAAAACGGCTGAAAACACCGATTTACGTCGTCTCTGGTATTGAGGGGCTGTTGGAAACGGCTGTGCAGTCTCCTGTGCTGACCGCCCGATAG
- a CDS encoding undecaprenyl-diphosphate phosphatase: MQAGVAGIVQGWPPLAIAQSAAPDAAAEPGLLTSTFQAIVLGLVQGITEFLPISSTAHLLIFTKILGWSAVGEKYFVDAIQFGSVIAVLMYFWQDIRQILGGAWTALQQKDWQREEWKILVGIAVGTIPALVFGYLFRDAIPESALVIAVVSIVMSLLLGLAEKIGSRKRGFDNLSILDGLLVGLGQTLALVPGVSRSGSTLTTGLFLGLERQTAARFSFLLGIPTLAIATLYQSTKAFDNVDRLLPLVAGIISTFVFSYLAIAWLLRYLQRKSTWVFVWYRLAFGATILLSLVAGLIRE; the protein is encoded by the coding sequence ATGCAGGCAGGAGTCGCAGGCATTGTACAGGGCTGGCCCCCGCTGGCGATCGCCCAATCTGCTGCTCCAGATGCCGCTGCGGAGCCAGGTCTGTTGACCAGTACCTTCCAAGCCATTGTGCTGGGGCTGGTGCAGGGAATCACAGAATTTTTGCCCATCAGCAGCACCGCGCATCTGCTGATTTTTACAAAAATCTTGGGCTGGTCGGCCGTAGGCGAAAAGTATTTCGTAGACGCAATCCAGTTTGGCAGCGTGATTGCTGTGTTGATGTACTTCTGGCAAGACATTCGCCAGATTCTCGGCGGCGCGTGGACTGCCCTCCAGCAAAAGGACTGGCAGCGCGAGGAGTGGAAGATTCTGGTGGGGATCGCTGTGGGCACGATTCCGGCACTGGTGTTTGGCTACCTGTTTCGCGATGCCATTCCCGAAAGTGCGCTTGTGATTGCGGTGGTGTCGATTGTGATGTCTTTGCTGTTGGGCTTGGCCGAGAAAATTGGCAGCCGCAAGCGCGGGTTCGATAATTTATCGATTTTGGACGGGCTGCTGGTGGGATTGGGGCAAACGCTGGCGCTGGTGCCCGGTGTGTCTCGCTCTGGCTCCACCCTGACGACGGGTCTGTTTCTGGGGCTAGAGCGACAGACCGCTGCCCGCTTCTCCTTTTTGCTGGGTATTCCCACGCTGGCGATCGCCACGCTCTATCAGTCCACCAAAGCCTTTGACAACGTCGATCGGCTGCTGCCGCTGGTGGCGGGGATCATTTCCACCTTTGTGTTTTCCTATCTGGCAATCGCCTGGCTGCTGCGCTATCTCCAGCGCAAAAGCACCTGGGTCTTCGTCTGGTATCGCCTCGCCTTTGGGGCCACGATTTTGCTCTCGCTGGTAGCAGGGCTGATTCGAGAATAG